A section of the Spodoptera frugiperda isolate SF20-4 unplaced genomic scaffold, AGI-APGP_CSIRO_Sfru_2.0 tig00000034_1, whole genome shotgun sequence genome encodes:
- the LOC118263969 gene encoding 28S ribosomal protein S33, mitochondrial: protein MATNYAQYSQLIKASTNYARRMQRLSNRIFGEVAIPTNSKSMKVVKMFSERPLHTNEEIIHYYPRHVETHSLMLKLREYGLFRDEHQDFKDEMKRLRELRGKVKVWRRKLDQKSE, encoded by the coding sequence ATGGCTACAAACTATGCACAGTATTCTCAATTAATAAAAGCTTCGACGAACTACGCACGACGTATGCAGCGCCTATCTAATAGAATCTTCGGTGAGGTAGCAATTCCCACAAATTCCAAATCCATGAAAGTGGTTAAGATGTTTTCTGAGCGGCCGCTGCACACCAACGAGGAAATCATTCACTATTATCCTCGACATGTCGAGACACATAGCTTGATGCTTAAACTAAGGGAATATGGGTTATTCAGAGATGAACACCAAGACTTTAAGGACGAAATGAAAAGGTTGCGGGAACTCAGGGGCAAAGTTAAAGTGTGGAGGAGAAAGTTAGACCAAAAGTCCGAATAA
- the LOC126912972 gene encoding uncharacterized protein LOC126912972, which translates to MWLKLVCIVVIASGVVAKQDELLDELYGVEGRNRMAICVRTGGGRWRHCDGALVNREWVVAHARCLGAASSADMAAERLSAGGTCQLMAAGNTGLYRSRAVRHHVMHPWFDLAIVIMKTPYNNLDRLANATRTRLKLRQHGVYKWMKHYFDAFALTRNYDYNMKRIARSLKTYHHPIWYFLTTMVLPSVLFMLFFVYVTFYTGKTQEVPYKQLRYPKKITHV; encoded by the exons ATGTGGCTGAAGTTAGTTTGTATCGTGGTAATAGCGAGCGGCGTGGTGGCCAAGCAAGATGAGCTACTGGACGAGTTGTACGGCGTGGAAGGACGGAACAGGATGGCGATATGCGTACGCACTGGCGGCGGGCGCTGGCGGCACTGCGACGGCGCGCTGGTGAACCGCGAGTGGGTCGTGGCGCACGCGCGTTGCCTGGGCGCCGCGTCCAGCGCCGACATGGCGGCCGAGCGCCTGTCGGCCGGCGGCACTTGCCAGCTCATGGCCGCCGGCAACACAGGCCTGTATCGCTCGCGCGCCGTGCGCCACCACGTCATGCATCCTTGGTTCGACCTGGCAATTGTGATCATGAAGACCCCGTACAACAACCTGGACCGACTAGCCAACGCTACTAGGACGCGCCTTAAGCTGCGACAACACGG GGTGTATAAATGGATGAAGCATTACTTTGATGCATTTGCATTAACTCGCAATTATGACTACAACATGAAAAGAATTGCACGGAGTTTAAAAACCTACCACCATCCAATCTGGTACTTCTTAACAACAATGGTGCTGCCGTCTGTGTTGTTCATGTTGTTCTTTGTATATGTCACATTCTACACTGGCAAAACACAGGAGGTCCCTTATAAGCAGTTGCGCTATCCTAAGAAAATAACTCATGTGTAG